In Musa acuminata AAA Group cultivar baxijiao chromosome BXJ3-11, Cavendish_Baxijiao_AAA, whole genome shotgun sequence, one DNA window encodes the following:
- the LOC103971178 gene encoding UPF0481 protein At3g47200-like: MGTRRRGHWPGSSYEDTGHHGSVGEVLVRVGGGRAVSDSGTGSSDTGGEEECYDTEEHKHRALLHFLKKAKKPFHEFMAATEAEFERLQEAYQSLDERWKDKEPFLRLMILDGCFMLEIMRVATQKSSDHGYAYDDPVFSGSGIHHIVPYIKRDMMMIENQLPLLVLDQLVLVEGGEVRRRADAKILGVEFHGEPGAAPPPPWRAPQRPAETLQAEEQGYQDAEDDTIIRSAVELHEAGIRFKTSESDSLLDIWFDNGVLSLPKLTVDDNTKYMFLNLMAFEGLHARAGNDVTSFVCFMDHIIDSAKDINLLHYKGIILNAVGSDEAAAELFNRLTMDDVVLDPSSSLGKVQNDVKNYIQNDWRRHRANLRHTYFTSPWTTLSLMAAIVLLILTVLQTIYTMLQFHLCA, encoded by the exons atgggaacgaggaggagaggtcactgGCCGGGGAGCAGTTACGAGGACACTGGCCACCACGGTAGTGTAGGCGAGGTTCTTGTGAGGGTAGGAGGTGGCCGAGCAGTCTCCGACTCCGGAACAGGAAGTAGCGACaccggaggagag GAAGAATGCTATGATACCGAGGAGCACAAGCACAGAGCACTGCTCCACTTCCTCAAGAAAGCAAAGAAGCCTTTCCACGAGTTCATGGCCGCCACGGAGGCTGAGTTTGAGCGACTGCAAGAGGCTTATCAGAGCCTCGACGAGCGATGGAAGGATAAGGAACCGTTCCTGCGGCTGATGATCCTCGATGGCTGCTTCATGCTCGAGATAATGCGCGTCGCGACGCAGAAGTCCTCCGACCATGGCTACGCGTACGATGATCCCGTCTTTAGCGGAAGTGGCATTCACCACATCGTGCCCTACATAAAGCGAGATATGATGATGATCGAGAATCAACTGCCTCTGCTGGTTTTGGACCAACTGGTTCTCGTTGAGG GCGGAGAAGTGCGTAGACGAGCTGATGCAAAGATTCTGGGAGTGGAATTCCACGGCGAGCCTGGGGCAGCGCCTCCACCCCCTTGGCGTGCTCCACAGCGTCCTGCTGAAACCCTGCAGGCAGAAGAACAAGGATATCAAGACGCCGAAGATGACACGATCATCCGGTCGGCAGTTGAGCTGCACGAGGCCGGCATCCGCTTCAAGACGAGCGAGTCCGACAGCCTCCTTGACATCTGGTTCGATAACGGTGTCCTCAGCCTGCCGAAGCTTACAGTCGACGACAACACCAAGTACATGTTCCTCAACCTCATGGCGTTCGAGGGCCTCCACGCCCGCGCCGGCAACGACGTCACCTCCTTCGTCTGCTTCATGGACCACATCATCGACTCCGCCAAGGACATCAACCTGCTGCACTACAAGGGGATCATCCTGAACGCGGTGGGAAGCGACGAGGCCGCCGCCGAGCTGTTCAACCGCCTGACCATGGAc GACGTGGTACTCGACCCCAGCAGCAGCCTCGGCAAGGTCCAAAACGACGTCAAGAATTATATCCAGAATGATTGGAGAAGGCATCGGGCCAACCTCAGACACACCTACTTCACGAGCCCATGGACCACCCTCTCACTCATGGCCGCCATCGTCTTGTTGATTCTCACGGTGCTGCAGACCATTTACACCATGTTGCAGTTCCACCTATGTGCATGA
- the LOC135652852 gene encoding uncharacterized protein LOC135652852 — MGDRRVAVGVVRGEGGGRRRGGDEVGEGMHCMDHPYRSNASGVCAFCLHEKLSKLVSSSNSSPFFPFQPPPCSTSSSSSSSPTSFSSDAGNGGGGLGFALASDHSRTSANGGGPRTMFPFLADTHSKKKKNSGGGGYGNGARQVMAAVATTTTVSAANDNDVVLRRTKSVATRTTGGLAQGGGVGSIGVADSPRKKSFWSIIYISSTSSTSTSSSSVTNNNSSSSNIMRRRSTSSSSGGGNRNIAKRQQQQQTCTPYNLVDKQAAVAGPRQGENGEKDAESPSGSQASSSLGRKVARSRSVGCGSRSFSGDFLDRISTGFGDCALRRVESHREAKPKSKIVLHLDHDNGDGQQRRPRIKERVKCGGLFRGLGMMSSAYWLSSAAAADDDYDSSSRTSATTPAASGSTAVRGRSSPHGRTRSWGWALASPVRAFRPYFSSKSLYAISNTASAAPVTNASDKLVNSKASRLDVVQPQSAPEDL, encoded by the exons ATGGGTGACAGACGGGTGGCGGTGGGAGTCGtaagaggagaaggaggaggaagaagaagagggggagaCGAAGTTGGGGAGGGCATGCATTGTATGGACCACCCTTACCGCAGTAACGCCAGCGGAGTGTGCGCCTTCTGCCtgcatgagaagttaagcaagctGGTCTCCTCCTCCAACTCTAGCCCTTTCTTTCCCTTCCAGCCTCCCCCttgctccacctcctcctcctcctcgtcctcccctACTTCCTTCAGCTCCGACGCCGGCAACGGAGGTGGGGGACTAGGATTCGCGCTCGCCTCCGACCACTCCCGGACCAGTGCCAACGGCGGTGGTCCAAGGACCATGTTCCCCTTTCTGGCAGACACCcacagcaagaagaagaagaatagcggTGGCGGAGGATACGGAAACGGCGCAAGGCAGGTGATGGCTGCTGTCGCCACCACGACTACCGTGTCGGCGGCCAACGACAACGATGTTGTCCTTAGAAGGACCAAATCGGTGGCAACGAGGACTACTGGAGGCCTGGCGCAGGGTGGTGGCGTTGGGAGCATCGGGGTGGCAGATAGCCCTCGGAAGAAGAGCTTTTGGTCCATCATCTATATCTCGTCCACCTCTTCCACCTCCACGTCATCTTCCTCAGTCActaacaacaacagcagcagcagcaacatcatGAGGCGAAGATCCACTTCATCCTCGTCGGGCGGAGGGAACAGAAACATTGCCAagcggcaacagcagcagcagactTGTACACCATATAATTTGGTGGACAAGCAAGCAGCGGTGGCCGGCCCCAGGCAAGGGGAGAATGGTGAGAAGGATGCGGAGAGCCCGAGCGGCAGCCAGGCGTCGTCGTCGTTGGGCAGGAAGGTGGCCAGATCCAGGTCGGTGGGCTGCGGCAGCAGGAGCTTCTCGGGGGACTTCCTGGATCGCATCTCCACGGGGTTCGGCGACTGCGCTCTCCGCAGAGTCGAGTCCCATCGCGAGGCCAAGCCCAAGTCCAAGATCGTCCTCCACCTGGACCACGACAACGGCGACGGGCAGCAGCGGCGGCCGAGGATAAAGGAACGGGTCAAGTGCGGAGGGCTCTTCAGAGGACTGGGGATGATGTCCTCCGCCTACTGGCTCTCTTCGGCCGCCGCTGCGGACGACGACTACGATAGCAGCAGCAGGACATCGGCCACAACCCCGGCTGCCTCGGGCTCAACTGCCGTGCGAGGAAGAAGCTCGCCTCACGGCCGGACCAGGAGCTGGGGCTGGGCACTCGCGAGCCCAGTGAGAGCCTTTAGGCCTTACTTCTCTTCTAAATCTCTTTATGCCATCAGCAACACTGCATCCGCTGCGCCGGTGACCAACGCCAGCGACAAGTTGGTCAACAGCAAAGCGAGCAGACTCGACG TCGTCCAACCCCAGAGTGCACCTGAAGACCTTTGA